AAATGGATACCATGATGTTCATAAAACTTTTTGTCTTCAATAGCTAAAAATGCATTTCTAACATTCAGAGGTATCTCTTTAAACTTTGCTATATCCCTTGTTTCTTTTGAAATTACATCTATTACTCTACCTTTTCTATCATAAACAGTACTAGGTACTGATGGAGAATACTCCTCAATGATATTTGAAATATCAGGAAGAGCTTTGTAATACTTATTTAAAATATAAAAACCAGCTCCTGCTGTTGCTATTCCACCGACTATAATGATAACCAGTAGAAATTTCAAAAAGTTCTTTAACTTCATAACTCTCCTCCCTAATCAGTTAGTTATTTTTTAGGAGTTTTCTGTCTCAATTGTCCACAGGCACCATCTATATCAGTACCTTTTTCTCTTCTTATTGTAACATTTACCTTTCTAACTGTTTCAAGGAAATTTACAAATTTTTCTATCTTCTTATCTGATGGTCTTTCAAGATCTGTTCCCTCAACTGGGTTGCAAGGGATTAGATTTACAACGTGATCAAAGTCATGTACAAAGTCTGCAAGTGCATTTGCATCATTTTCAGATACGTTGAAGTTATTGATTAAGATATATTCAAATGTAATTCTTCTCTTAGTCTGTCTTTGGTATTCCTGTAAAACAGCATGTAAATCTTCCAATGGATATTTTTTATTGATTGGAATAATCTGATCTCTTTTATCATTTATTGCACTGTGTAAAGAGATTGCAAGTTCTACTGGAAGTTTTTCAAGTAAGATTTTTTCTATACTTGGTACTATTCCACAAGTAGAGATAGTGATCTTTCTTTTTGAGATATTTATTCCATTTTCATTTGATAGTATCTCAAGTGCTTTTGACACATTTGAAAGGTTAAGTAATGGTTCTCCCATTCCCATAAATACGATATTATTAAGGTTTGTTCCCTGTTTTACAAGTCTTCTTTCAACTGTATACACCTGATTTATAATCTCACTTACATTAAGGTTTCTTACAAATCCACCTTGTCCTGTAGCACAGAATGCACATTTTACTGCACATCCAACCTGTGATGAGATACATAGTGTATTTCTCTTATCCTTGTGTCTTAAAAGTACAGTTTCAATTGTATTTCCATCTTCTAATTGGAATAGGAATTTTTCTGTTTTATCTATTTTTGAAACCTGATGTCTTAAAAGATTTAAAAATGGTATATATGCTTTTTCAGAAAGCAGTTCTCTATCCTTTAAAGATAGGTTTGTTATATCATTAAGATCTCTAACTATTTTTTTATGTAACCAGTTGAATAACTGTTTCCCGTAAAACTTCTTCATCCCCAGTGAAACAACTAATTCTACTAGTTCCTCTTGATTTAAATTAAGTAAATTTATTTTTTCTGACATTATTTCCTCCATATTAATTCATTAGCAATGTATTATATCAGAATATACAAAGAATTACAACTAAATTAGATACTCTTTATATACCCCTCAACACACTCTTTTAGCCTGTCCTGACTAATTACACCTTTAAAGTTTCCTCTTACCTTGCTTCCTCCACCTTTTATTCCACTTTCATTTTTCATAATATATCCAATTAACCCTTTACAATCAACACTTTGTGAAGCAACTGAGTAATTTTCTCCATGATTTGTAATAAGTATAACATCCCCATCACTTATATTTTTATGAAGATCCTCTCCTACAAGTTTATTTCCTGAATATAGTACAACTCTGTGATCTCCAATTTTTACAGCTTCAGCTAAAAGTTTTTTACTTAAAAGTTCTGAATATTCAAAAGCAAGGCTCTTCATTTCATTTTCAAGCTCCTGTTTTGCCTCATTCATCTTATCTACCATATCAAGTATTTGGCTCTCTTTACAACTGAACATATGACATAGATCTCTGCTCATCAGATGCTTGTATGAATAATCTTTAAGTGCTCTATCTCCAGCTATAAAGTAGAATCTTGTATATCCACCTTTTACTCTTTCATAATTTATAATCTTGAAAAGTCTCATCTCTCTTGTGTTCCCAACATGAAATCCAGCACATGCTCCAAGATCTATATGAGGTATCTCAACAAATCTTACATCACCAGTTATTTTCTCCTTTATTGGTTTACGAAGTCCTGTTTTCTCCATAGCCTCCTCATGGTTTAATGTGTAGATTTTGATATCAATTCCTGAATTTATAATATCATTTACTTTCTTCTCTATCTTGTTTATTATCTCATCTGTAAGATCATTAGAATCAAGGTCAACTGTTGTATAATCATCACTCATTCTAAATCCCACAGTATTATAATCATAGTCATTAAAAGCTACTGCTGAAAAAGTATGCTGTGCTGTATGTTGCTGAGCTATATCTTTACGTCTTCCTTCATCAATAGTATAGTCATGTTCTCCAACCTCTAATCTACGATTTACATAGATCTTACCTTCTAATACTTCTAAAACATCTGAATTTCCAATAGTACCTCTATCTCCAAGCTGTCCGCCTTTTCCATCTACATAAAATATATCCTTAGGTTCAACTACTATACTAAATCTATTTTTTTCCTCTTTACATTCTAATACTTTAATTCCCATCTTACTTTCCCTCCTTAATACAAATTGTCCATTCATATTATATCATATTTCCATTATTTTGATTAATTTTTATTCCCTCTATTTAAATATATTTTTTCTTTGAAAGATGTGATATAATAGGGAGTAAATATATTAATGGAGGAAAATATGGCTAAACAAAATACAGTATTTAAAGTTGATAACAGTATGGAACTTATGAAGTTTTTAATGGAAAAAATGCCTGAAAACAGTCGTAACAGTATAAAATCTATGCTTACACATAAAAGAGTCCTAGTTGATGACGAGGTTGTATCACAATATAACTATCTTTTAAAGGCAGGTCAAACTGTAAGCATTGGTAAAGCAAAAATAAGTAAACAGGATCTTAAAGGGGTAACTATTCTTTATGAGGATAAGGATATAATAGTTATTGAAAAGGCAAAAGGTCTTCTTTCAGTGGCTACTGCTAAAGAAAAGGATAATACAGCTTACTCTATTCTAAAAAAATATCTGAAGGAAAAAGATCCTAAAAATATGATTTTTGTTGTACATCGTTTAGATAGAGATACATCAGGAGTTATGCTTTTTGCTAAAACTGCAAAGGCTCAGGATATTTTACAGACAAATTGGAATGATATGGTAAAAGAAAGAACTTATGTTGCAGTGGTAGAAGGAACTATGGAAAAAGACAGTGATACTATTACTTCTTACCTTGCTGAGAACAAGGCTTATATAACTTATTCTACTGACAATAAAGAGGAAGGAAAGAAAGCTATCTCTACATACAAGGTTCTTAAAAAGAATAAGAGATACTCTATGGTAGAAGTAAATATTGAAACTGGTAGAAAAAATCAGATTCGTGTTCATATGCAGGAGCTTGGACACAGTGTAATTGGAGATAAAAAATATGGTGCAACTACTAACCCAATTAAGAGATTGGGACTTCATGCACACTCAATTGTTTTTACACATCCAATAACAAAAGAGGTATTCTCTTTTACAAGTGAAATACCTAATGAATTCAACAGCTTATTCAGATAAAAATATCACTAATTTTTTCCTTGACAAAAGAGCCGAAATATTGTAATATAGACAGGTAAACGAAATAATAAACCCAAAGCCCGGGTGATGAAATTGGTAAACGTGACAGACTCAAAATCTGTTGGCAGTAATGCCTTGCGGGTTCGAGTCCCGCTCCGGGCACCATTTGAGAATAATTACCGTATATTTATATAAATATACGGTTTTTTTATTGCAAACTCTCTTCATTTCATTGTTTCCACCATTTTAAGCTAAAAAATCGTCCGTTTTCAAACTTCAAAACATCAAATATAAAACCATATCTACAAGAATAGCAACAACAACACAAATAATAACAGGACATTTTTTCCATGCTAGTAATCCTGCAACAACCCCTCCAATGATACCAATTTCAAGTCTTTCATTATCAACAAAGACAATACCTGGAAAGATAAGTGATGCCATTGCTGTAAAAGGAATAAGACTTAAAAACTTTTTAGCCTTTGGAGAAAAAGTAAGATGTTCAACAACAACAGCAGGCAATGCTCTTGGGATGTATGTAACAAGTGCCATTCCAATAATAAGTAAAATAATAGGATAGTTCATTTTATGCCTCCTTTTCTGCTACTAAAGTTTCATCATCTACCAACCATACACCTATCAGTGCACCAGATATCATAGACAAAATTACCGACCAGCTTGCAGGTAAAAAACATTGGTAAATACAGTTTAAAAGACCAGTTATGATAACCAGCATAATTAATTTTACATTATGCTTAATTCCAGGAACAAGTAATCCCAAGAAAGCTGCATAAAATGCAATACCAAAGCTATCAACAACAATTTGTGGTAAAAAACTAGTTATAAAACTACCAATAACCGTACTTCCAACAAAACTGACATATAAAGCAGTATTAGAACCTAAAAGAAATGAATAATCACTATTATCTGATAGGGAAAAAACAGCAAAAGATTCATCACACAGTGCAAAAGCACCTAAAAGCCGTTTAAACAATGTTGTTCCTTTTATTCTATGCATTGCAGAACTGCTCATTACTATATGACGCAGGTTAATAAAGAAAGTTCCAATAATGATAGTTGATAAGGCTGCTCCCTGTGTAATCATACTAATTGCCATTAATTGAGATGAACCAGCCATAACCATTACAGACATTAAAATTATTTCAATCTCTGTTAACCCTGCACGCACCCCTAACATTCCTATAGAAATCCCAACTGGAATAACACCAAGGCATGCAGGAATAGATGCTCTCACTCCTGATATAAAATGTTTATTCATAACCATATCCCCAATCTTCCAAATTTTAGTATTTAATATGCTCTATTAATGGTAAGTATAGCATAAGATAAATGTCCTTACAATAAAAATATAACTCCCTCTATTTTTTCTTTTTCATCTTAGGTTTAAAAGAGGTTTTTAAGTCAAAGCCATGCTCCTCAATCTTTATATCATTGTGAATTTCCGGCATAACCTCTTTTTCACTTCTTTTTCGAGAGAGAAATTCTACCAGACTCTGCCAGACAATATCAGAGTCTATATAGATGCCCATTTGACTTAAATTAGGATTGTACTTAAATTTAAAAATTTTATGACATTTTCTCGTATCAAAGTCTATGATTGTATGTAAGTACTCAATCAATACGATTGGTTCACTTAAAAATTGACCTGAGATTTTTTCATTTAAAACTAAGGTTTTCCCTCTATAATATCCCATACAATTGCTAAAATAATGGAGCATTTTATCTCTATTTGCACTTAACATCTCATTGAATAAAGCTCCAAATTCAGTTATGAGAGGGATCTTTATACCATTTTTTAGATCTAAGTAAAATGTTTGCCAATAATTCTTATTTTTCCAGATTAAATATTTTTGTATAATGTTTTCAGAGTCCATTAAATCGAAATGTGTATAGATTCTATTTCATTTTTTAATAGATAAAATGTTTTGTCTCCAATCAACAATACCAAATGATTTCTTCCGGTAGAATCCTTTTTGACTTCATAATTTTGAGATGGTTCATGGCAATATTCACTTGTTTTTCTATTGAAGATTAGCTTTTCATCAATACCGTATTTTACCATCTCAAAGTCGTAGAAATCTTTGAATTTACTTATGATTTTCAAGCTATTACCGCCTTCCTACTATAAATATTTCATACTACAAACATGACCACTATAGTCCGTTTCTATAATGATATTCAAAATATTATTTACTTGTTCTTCTCTCAAGTTTCTACACCTTTTCATATAATTTCTCCATTTAATAGGAATTGGATCGTTATCCCCATGTATCTCAAATACGCATCGCATAGAATAATTAAATGTTCCTGTTCTTCTTTTTTAAAGCACCAACAATCAATTCTCTCTATAATCAAAATTAGGTTTAACTTTGACACATAAAATTTCATTATTTCTTATCTCTTCCACCAATGTTTTTTCTTCACTTCATAGGAGATTTTAAGTGTATCCTACTCTGGAAGTGCAACTCCCTTGCTAAGCTTAATCTCATGAATATCCTTTTTTGAAAATCCAATGGTTTCTCCATCTTTCAGTTCTACATCTTCTTCTATGACATAGCTTGCCAAAGTGATAAGAAATTCATATATCTTTTCAGCATCATCTTTGGCATCTAAAATTTCAATCTCATTTTTTCCAAACACGTCCATTCCATAGGTATAGCCTGAAATCCCATTGTCTGTTGTATACAATCCAAACCATATCCAATTTAGAATAGGTAGTTCGTCCTTTTTCATAGATTGTGCAACATCAAAATAATAGTTTGGCTCAAATACCACTCCACTTGTAAATACTCCAATAGCATATTTTTGCTTTGTGCAAATTGACATAATTTTTGTATAAATTAGACCACGATCTATTAAATCTGTCCCATCACCTAATACTGCAATAAGAATGTGTGCTTTGTGAGTACTTGTGACTTCCACTGCCTCCTGCCACATATAATTATTTTCTGCGTTTACTTCTGCCTCATGATTGGGAACAGGCATGGGGAATTTGCTTATAACAATTCTATAACCATTCACATCACCAATAACGTTATCATTATCTTCTTCAGTCCCTTCTGGAGAAATTTCAATTCCCCATTCTTCCTTTAAATCATTTAATAACTGCTGTTTGTCCCACATATTTTCAGAAAGCAAAACACTTCCACAAAATTTACCAACTGACGTATTTTCCATAATAAATTCCCCCTCTATTAATTTAATAACCATTGACTTTATTTTTAAGTATTTTATCAACTATTTTGACTCATTCTGTTTAGCTCCTCTCTCATTCTTTTAATTAATATCCCTCATATTCTCTATCAAACACAAACTTTTCAGAATGAGCTTTGAACATTAATCGTAAAATCATCCCAGCAAGGATAGGAATTCTCATTCTTTATTTTAATTTTCACCATTGGGAAAATAGAATCTTCATCCAAATCCTCTGGAAATTCCGCCTTTGATAATGCAGACAAATCTTCAAACCAATAGACTTTTATTCCACATTTATCCTTTGGATCAAACCCAGCTGGTTCAGATACTACTGAGTAGAAAAAAGTCTATAAGAGATCATCTTTGCTATCCATGACATCGTAGCAGTCATTTTTTAATTTCCTCTATGAAATCATATTTTTTTATAGTCTTCAAACTACTATTCTCCATTTATTCAATACCTCATAGCTCTGAGATATATCTATTTTCTAAAACATTTAGGAATTTTAGAATATACTTCTTTTGTATAATCAAGCTGAGAATTTTTAATATGCTCATTCATTTCATCAGAAAACATTATTCCACTATCAATTATGAACCCTTTCCCATTTGCTTTATTATTCATTTTAACCAATAGATCAGCAAAGTCTTTATTATAC
The DNA window shown above is from Fusobacterium sp. DD2 and carries:
- the rlmN gene encoding 23S rRNA (adenine(2503)-C(2))-methyltransferase RlmN, with amino-acid sequence MMSEKINLLNLNQEELVELVVSLGMKKFYGKQLFNWLHKKIVRDLNDITNLSLKDRELLSEKAYIPFLNLLRHQVSKIDKTEKFLFQLEDGNTIETVLLRHKDKRNTLCISSQVGCAVKCAFCATGQGGFVRNLNVSEIINQVYTVERRLVKQGTNLNNIVFMGMGEPLLNLSNVSKALEILSNENGINISKRKITISTCGIVPSIEKILLEKLPVELAISLHSAINDKRDQIIPINKKYPLEDLHAVLQEYQRQTKRRITFEYILINNFNVSENDANALADFVHDFDHVVNLIPCNPVEGTDLERPSDKKIEKFVNFLETVRKVNVTIRREKGTDIDGACGQLRQKTPKK
- a CDS encoding alanyl-tRNA editing protein, whose amino-acid sequence is MGIKVLECKEEKNRFSIVVEPKDIFYVDGKGGQLGDRGTIGNSDVLEVLEGKIYVNRRLEVGEHDYTIDEGRRKDIAQQHTAQHTFSAVAFNDYDYNTVGFRMSDDYTTVDLDSNDLTDEIINKIEKKVNDIINSGIDIKIYTLNHEEAMEKTGLRKPIKEKITGDVRFVEIPHIDLGACAGFHVGNTREMRLFKIINYERVKGGYTRFYFIAGDRALKDYSYKHLMSRDLCHMFSCKESQILDMVDKMNEAKQELENEMKSLAFEYSELLSKKLLAEAVKIGDHRVVLYSGNKLVGEDLHKNISDGDVILITNHGENYSVASQSVDCKGLIGYIMKNESGIKGGGSKVRGNFKGVISQDRLKECVEGYIKSI
- a CDS encoding RluA family pseudouridine synthase; protein product: MAKQNTVFKVDNSMELMKFLMEKMPENSRNSIKSMLTHKRVLVDDEVVSQYNYLLKAGQTVSIGKAKISKQDLKGVTILYEDKDIIVIEKAKGLLSVATAKEKDNTAYSILKKYLKEKDPKNMIFVVHRLDRDTSGVMLFAKTAKAQDILQTNWNDMVKERTYVAVVEGTMEKDSDTITSYLAENKAYITYSTDNKEEGKKAISTYKVLKKNKRYSMVEVNIETGRKNQIRVHMQELGHSVIGDKKYGATTNPIKRLGLHAHSIVFTHPITKEVFSFTSEIPNEFNSLFR
- a CDS encoding AzlD domain-containing protein produces the protein MNYPIILLIIGMALVTYIPRALPAVVVEHLTFSPKAKKFLSLIPFTAMASLIFPGIVFVDNERLEIGIIGGVVAGLLAWKKCPVIICVVVAILVDMVLYLMF
- a CDS encoding AzlC family ABC transporter permease yields the protein MVMNKHFISGVRASIPACLGVIPVGISIGMLGVRAGLTEIEIILMSVMVMAGSSQLMAISMITQGAALSTIIIGTFFINLRHIVMSSSAMHRIKGTTLFKRLLGAFALCDESFAVFSLSDNSDYSFLLGSNTALYVSFVGSTVIGSFITSFLPQIVVDSFGIAFYAAFLGLLVPGIKHNVKLIMLVIITGLLNCIYQCFLPASWSVILSMISGALIGVWLVDDETLVAEKEA
- a CDS encoding DUF4261 domain-containing protein produces the protein MENTSVGKFCGSVLLSENMWDKQQLLNDLKEEWGIEISPEGTEEDNDNVIGDVNGYRIVISKFPMPVPNHEAEVNAENNYMWQEAVEVTSTHKAHILIAVLGDGTDLIDRGLIYTKIMSICTKQKYAIGVFTSGVVFEPNYYFDVAQSMKKDELPILNWIWFGLYTTDNGISGYTYGMDVFGKNEIEILDAKDDAEKIYEFLITLASYVIEEDVELKDGETIGFSKKDIHEIKLSKGVALPE